One stretch of Streptomyces sp. MMBL 11-1 DNA includes these proteins:
- a CDS encoding LCP family protein: protein MGGPVGRSSTPGERTRSRVRRADQLGWDESPHEDGEGPENGDGPGGRAGAGGRERPSGGRRRASKGRGAARGRSSRRAPKSAKRRVLRWSASVLAVLILGTGGAGYLYYEYLNDNIKKEDLTLGDKPMADHKVNSAGQTPLNILLIGSDARDSEANQKLGGAKETFGAKPLADVQMLLHISADRSNLSVISMPRDTMLKMPKCTAPDGEVFPASTADMQTNQSLGRGGPGCTVATWYELTGIRIDHFMMIDFAGVVSMADAIGGVPVCVDANINSRGRDGKGSGLKLEKGTTYVKGEQALQWLRTRYGFEDNTDLGRAKAQHQYMNAMVRQLRKGTKLTDPAKLMNLAEAATKALTVDKDLDTVKKLYDLAEEFKKVPTKRITMSTMPNVYGTGTNSGRVYPKAGDAEQLFRMVRDDIPLDGKASKRKKPEATKDPSAPVGEIAVAVRNGTATDALGPASGRAGDVADQLKEAGFAKTTVDAGDVTGAARTAVLYPSADLEGDAQAVAKALGVPLSQVKKSTDVSGISLAVGADWREDGAYPVSKGKEKTPESAGALNGDDDKACMKVNPNYTW, encoded by the coding sequence ATGGGGGGTCCGGTGGGACGGAGCAGCACGCCCGGGGAGAGGACGCGGTCACGCGTCCGCCGCGCCGATCAACTCGGCTGGGACGAGAGCCCGCACGAGGACGGTGAAGGGCCGGAGAACGGCGACGGGCCGGGGGGCCGCGCGGGGGCGGGGGGCCGCGAGCGGCCGTCGGGCGGTCGCCGTCGGGCGTCGAAAGGCCGGGGCGCCGCCCGGGGGCGCAGCAGCCGCCGCGCGCCCAAGAGCGCCAAGCGGCGTGTGCTGCGCTGGAGCGCCTCCGTACTCGCCGTGCTGATACTCGGCACCGGCGGCGCCGGTTATCTCTACTACGAGTACCTCAACGACAACATCAAGAAGGAGGATCTGACGCTCGGCGACAAGCCGATGGCCGATCACAAGGTCAACTCCGCCGGGCAGACCCCGCTCAACATCCTGCTCATCGGTTCCGACGCCCGCGACTCCGAGGCCAACCAGAAGCTGGGCGGGGCGAAGGAGACCTTCGGCGCGAAGCCGCTGGCCGATGTGCAGATGCTGCTCCACATCTCCGCGGACCGCAGCAACCTCTCCGTGATCAGCATGCCGCGCGACACCATGCTCAAGATGCCCAAGTGCACCGCCCCGGACGGCGAGGTCTTCCCCGCCAGCACCGCGGACATGCAGACCAACCAGAGCCTGGGCCGCGGCGGTCCGGGGTGCACGGTGGCCACCTGGTACGAGCTGACCGGCATCAGGATCGACCACTTCATGATGATCGACTTCGCCGGTGTGGTCTCGATGGCGGACGCGATCGGCGGCGTCCCGGTCTGTGTCGACGCCAACATCAACTCCCGCGGCCGGGACGGCAAGGGCTCCGGGCTGAAGCTGGAGAAGGGCACCACCTACGTCAAGGGCGAACAGGCCCTCCAGTGGCTGCGCACCCGGTACGGCTTCGAGGACAACACCGACCTGGGGCGGGCGAAGGCCCAGCACCAGTACATGAACGCGATGGTGCGTCAGCTGCGCAAGGGGACCAAGCTCACCGACCCGGCGAAGCTGATGAACCTCGCCGAGGCGGCCACGAAGGCGCTGACGGTCGACAAGGACCTCGACACGGTCAAGAAGCTCTACGACCTGGCCGAGGAGTTCAAGAAGGTCCCCACGAAGCGCATCACGATGTCGACCATGCCCAACGTGTACGGCACCGGCACGAACAGCGGCCGTGTCTACCCGAAGGCGGGCGACGCGGAGCAGCTGTTCCGGATGGTCCGCGACGACATCCCGCTGGACGGCAAGGCCTCCAAGCGGAAGAAGCCGGAGGCCACGAAGGACCCGTCGGCGCCGGTCGGTGAGATCGCGGTCGCCGTGCGGAACGGGACCGCCACGGACGCGCTCGGGCCGGCCTCGGGTCGCGCCGGTGACGTGGCGGACCAGCTGAAGGAGGCGGGCTTCGCGAAGACCACCGTCGACGCGGGCGACGTGACCGGGGCGGCGCGGACCGCGGTCCTGTATCCGAGCGCGGATCTGGAGGGCGACGCGCAGGCGGTCGCCAAGGCGCTCGGGGTTCCGCTGTCGCAGGTGAAGAAGTCCACGGACGTCTCGGGGATCTCGCTCGCCGTGGGCGCGGACTGGCGCGAGGACGGGGCCTACCCGGTGTCCAAGGGCAAGGAGAAGACCCCGGAGTCGGCGGGCGCCCTCAACGGCGACGACGACAAGGCCTGCATGAAGGTGAACCCGAACTACACCTGGTGA
- a CDS encoding LCP family protein, whose amino-acid sequence MDADVTDSAGPPSGPDHPAGNTPQGRSQEEPGPEGVTSENGAPGGGSPQDAARRDGAPAAGGGQEPAKPADTRREPDGPVAGDEPPAAASPEPGTEPEPAEAGSREGAGEGGGAPEAGGDEGAGGRAWADRPKGGAVVGRRGRWLRWTALAASFLVLVAAGVGWWMYQKLDGNITTDTGAAAELKAYEKERPTPIVMDARNILLIGSDSRAGDNSEYGRDDGGSQRSDTTILLHLAADRKSATAVSLPRDLMVEVPACRTADGKETRERFTQFNTAFEVGGTACTIRTVERLTGIRVDHHMVVDFNGFKDMVDAVDGVEICLKEPIDDKDAHLELPAGRQTLNGEEALGYVRARKTLGNGSDTERMERQQQFLGALVNKMQSNGVLLNPTRLYPVLDAATKSLTTDPGLDSLRDLYDLVRGMRNVPTEQVQFLTVPRQPYRNNANRDELVQPDADDLFRQLREDRPVAVVPADELEEARQDQEGKQDGKPDGTESGSPTPTPTYSGSSAADDLCKQ is encoded by the coding sequence ATGGACGCAGACGTGACCGACAGTGCTGGCCCGCCGTCCGGCCCGGACCACCCGGCCGGGAACACGCCACAGGGCAGGTCGCAGGAGGAGCCCGGACCCGAGGGCGTGACCTCCGAGAACGGGGCCCCGGGGGGCGGTTCGCCGCAGGACGCTGCCCGGCGTGACGGGGCCCCGGCGGCCGGGGGCGGCCAGGAGCCCGCGAAGCCGGCGGACACCCGGCGGGAGCCGGACGGCCCGGTGGCCGGGGACGAGCCCCCGGCCGCCGCGTCGCCGGAGCCCGGGACCGAGCCCGAGCCCGCAGAGGCCGGGAGCCGCGAGGGCGCCGGGGAAGGTGGCGGCGCACCGGAGGCCGGAGGCGATGAGGGCGCCGGCGGGCGGGCCTGGGCCGACCGGCCCAAAGGCGGCGCCGTCGTCGGCCGCCGGGGCCGCTGGCTGCGCTGGACCGCCCTCGCCGCCTCGTTCCTCGTACTCGTGGCCGCGGGCGTGGGCTGGTGGATGTACCAGAAGCTCGACGGGAACATCACCACCGACACGGGCGCCGCCGCCGAGCTCAAGGCGTACGAGAAGGAACGGCCGACCCCGATCGTCATGGACGCCCGGAACATCCTGCTGATCGGGTCCGACAGCCGGGCCGGGGACAACAGCGAGTACGGCCGGGACGACGGCGGCAGCCAGCGCTCCGACACCACGATCCTGCTGCACCTCGCGGCGGACCGGAAGAGCGCGACGGCCGTGTCCCTCCCCCGTGACCTGATGGTGGAGGTCCCCGCCTGCCGCACCGCGGACGGCAAGGAGACGCGGGAGCGGTTCACCCAGTTCAACACGGCGTTCGAGGTCGGTGGCACCGCCTGCACGATCCGTACCGTGGAGCGGCTGACCGGCATCCGCGTCGATCACCACATGGTCGTCGACTTCAACGGCTTCAAGGACATGGTCGACGCCGTGGACGGGGTCGAGATCTGTCTCAAGGAGCCGATCGACGACAAGGACGCGCACCTGGAGCTCCCGGCCGGCCGGCAGACGCTGAACGGCGAGGAGGCCCTCGGCTACGTACGGGCGCGCAAGACCCTCGGCAACGGCAGCGACACCGAACGCATGGAGCGCCAGCAGCAGTTCCTGGGCGCCCTGGTGAACAAGATGCAGAGCAACGGCGTCCTGCTGAACCCGACGCGGCTCTACCCGGTGCTGGACGCGGCGACCAAGTCGCTGACCACGGACCCGGGGCTCGACTCGCTGCGCGACCTGTACGACCTGGTGCGCGGGATGCGCAACGTGCCGACCGAGCAGGTGCAGTTCCTGACCGTGCCCCGGCAGCCGTACCGCAACAACGCGAACCGGGACGAACTGGTTCAACCGGACGCCGACGACCTGTTCAGGCAACTCCGCGAGGACCGGCCCGTCGCCGTGGTCCCGGCCGACGAACTGGAGGAAGCACGGCAGGACCAGGAAGGGAAGCAGGACGGGAAACCGGACGGCACGGAGTCCGGGAGTCCGACGCCCACACCCACGTATTCGGGCTCGAGTGCGGCGGACGACCTGTGCAAGCAGTAA
- a CDS encoding LCP family protein — MVPLHRRGVSLAPRRCLPVPVPQRPQRPPRPRPAPPRRRPPQGTRPVRRRTQDERPRWGMRVATGLSVLVLGAGGIGHAVVSSLEDGIGRVDPFKDMKNRPQGGHGTNLLLVGTDGRDTITKAEKKKYRLGGAPCHCTDTIMLVHLSADRRRASVVSLPRDSYAEMPAHTDRTTGKRHESHPVKLNAAYAEGGPTLTVRTVENMTKVKIDHYLEVDFTSFMKTVDAVGGVKICTARPMKDSYTGLDLPAGTHELDGGQALQYVRSRHVDVASDLGRMERQQKFMAALIKQATSSGVLLNPVKFQQVATSALGSVRADKGFGTQQMLALGKAMKGFGPASSEFASVPVGDPSFPVKGIGSTVRWDTEKAEELFRALREDKPLAPSKPEPTAAGPEKPPATVVDVAPKQVRVQVYNGTPKDGLGRTVDAALRATGFATSEAPLNGEVRDLERTLVEYDPRWDRSAKSLATALPGSELKAVKDQGPQMRVTVGSDFTKVRQVRAESRQTGEFSTVRGDEVVCP; from the coding sequence ATGGTCCCCTTGCACCGCAGAGGTGTCTCCCTTGCACCCCGGAGGTGTCTCCCCGTGCCCGTGCCGCAACGACCGCAGCGCCCGCCGCGTCCCCGCCCCGCTCCCCCGCGACGCCGCCCGCCCCAGGGCACCCGGCCGGTCCGCCGCCGCACGCAGGACGAGCGTCCGCGCTGGGGCATGCGGGTGGCCACGGGCCTGTCGGTGCTGGTGCTGGGGGCGGGCGGGATCGGCCACGCGGTGGTGAGCAGCCTGGAGGACGGGATCGGCCGGGTCGATCCCTTCAAGGACATGAAGAACCGCCCCCAGGGGGGCCACGGCACGAATCTGCTACTCGTCGGCACCGACGGCCGGGACACGATCACCAAGGCCGAGAAGAAGAAGTACCGGCTCGGCGGCGCGCCCTGCCACTGCACCGACACGATCATGCTGGTCCATCTGTCGGCCGACCGGCGGCGGGCGAGCGTCGTCAGCCTCCCCCGGGACAGCTACGCCGAGATGCCCGCCCACACCGACCGCACCACGGGCAAGCGCCACGAGAGCCACCCGGTGAAGCTGAACGCCGCGTACGCGGAGGGCGGGCCCACGCTGACGGTGCGGACCGTCGAGAACATGACCAAGGTCAAGATCGACCACTATCTGGAGGTCGACTTCACCAGCTTCATGAAGACGGTCGACGCGGTGGGCGGGGTGAAGATCTGCACGGCGCGGCCGATGAAGGACTCGTACACCGGTCTGGACCTCCCCGCGGGCACCCATGAGCTGGACGGCGGACAGGCGCTCCAGTACGTGCGCTCACGCCACGTGGACGTGGCCTCCGACCTGGGCCGGATGGAACGCCAGCAGAAGTTCATGGCCGCGCTGATCAAGCAGGCGACGAGCAGCGGGGTGCTGCTGAACCCGGTGAAGTTCCAGCAGGTCGCCACCTCGGCGCTCGGCTCGGTCCGGGCCGACAAGGGCTTCGGTACGCAGCAGATGCTGGCGCTCGGCAAGGCGATGAAGGGCTTCGGGCCGGCCTCGTCGGAGTTCGCCTCCGTCCCCGTCGGCGATCCCAGCTTCCCCGTCAAGGGCATCGGCTCGACGGTGCGGTGGGACACGGAGAAGGCGGAGGAGCTGTTCCGGGCCCTGCGCGAGGACAAGCCGCTGGCCCCGTCGAAGCCGGAGCCCACCGCCGCCGGTCCGGAGAAGCCTCCGGCCACGGTCGTGGACGTGGCGCCGAAGCAGGTCCGGGTGCAGGTCTACAACGGGACCCCGAAGGACGGCCTCGGCCGGACGGTGGACGCGGCGCTGCGGGCCACCGGGTTCGCCACCAGCGAGGCCCCGCTCAACGGGGAGGTACGGGACCTGGAGCGGACGCTCGTGGAGTACGACCCGCGCTGGGACCGGTCGGCGAAGTCCCTGGCCACGGCCCTGCCCGGGAGCGAACTGAAGGCGGTGAAGGACCAGGGCCCGCAGATGCGGGTGACGGTGGGCTCGGACTTCACGAAGGTGCGGCAGGTGAGGGCGGAGAGCCGGCAGACGGGCGAGTTCTCCACGGTGCGGGGCGACGAGGTCGTGTGCCCGTGA
- a CDS encoding acyl-CoA thioesterase, translating into MTDQATRPEGEIPGKPTAASRTTLSHIMTGSDTNLLGTVHGGVIMKLVDDAAGAVAGRHSGGPAVTASMDEMVFLEPVRVGDLVHVRAQVNWTGRSSMEVGVRVMAERWNESTPAQQVGSAYLVFAAVDGDGKPRRVPPVIPETERDNRRYQEAQIRRTHRLARRRAIKELREKRAADGIDD; encoded by the coding sequence ATGACAGATCAGGCCACCCGCCCGGAGGGCGAGATTCCGGGCAAGCCGACCGCGGCGTCCCGGACCACCCTCAGCCACATCATGACCGGCAGCGACACCAACCTCCTCGGTACGGTGCACGGTGGCGTGATCATGAAACTGGTCGACGACGCCGCCGGCGCGGTGGCCGGCCGGCACTCCGGCGGGCCCGCGGTGACCGCCTCGATGGACGAGATGGTCTTCCTGGAGCCGGTCAGGGTCGGTGACCTCGTTCACGTACGCGCACAGGTCAACTGGACCGGCCGCTCCTCCATGGAGGTCGGCGTCCGCGTGATGGCCGAACGCTGGAACGAGTCGACCCCCGCCCAGCAGGTCGGCAGCGCCTATCTGGTGTTCGCCGCCGTCGACGGGGACGGCAAGCCGCGCCGCGTACCGCCGGTGATCCCCGAGACCGAGCGCGACAACCGGCGCTACCAGGAGGCGCAGATCCGGCGCACCCACCGGCTCGCCCGCCGCCGCGCGATCAAGGAACTGCGCGAGAAGCGCGCCGCCGACGGCATCGACGACTGA
- a CDS encoding TIGR03089 family protein, which translates to MNSSDRTPADLLRSALAADPARPLVTFYDDATGERVELSVATFANWVAKTANLLQGDLAAEPGDRLALLLPAHWQSAVWLLACSSVGVVADVQGDPAAADLVVTGPDTLERARACRGERVALALRPLGGRFPQAPEGFADYAVEVPSQGDRFAPFAPVDPEALALTVGGAGLTGAQLVARAREDADALGLVPGSRLLTGRTYDTWEGLSSGLFAPLAAGGSVVLCRHLGQLDADGLAKRTASERVTNTAV; encoded by the coding sequence ATGAACTCCAGCGACCGCACCCCCGCCGACCTGCTGCGATCCGCCCTCGCCGCGGACCCGGCCCGCCCCTTGGTCACCTTCTACGACGACGCCACCGGAGAGCGCGTCGAACTGTCGGTGGCCACCTTCGCCAATTGGGTGGCCAAGACCGCCAATCTGCTCCAGGGCGACCTCGCCGCGGAGCCGGGCGACCGGCTCGCCCTGCTGCTCCCGGCGCACTGGCAGTCCGCGGTCTGGCTGCTCGCCTGCTCCTCCGTCGGGGTCGTCGCCGATGTCCAGGGCGACCCGGCCGCCGCCGACCTCGTCGTGACCGGGCCGGACACCCTGGAGCGGGCGCGGGCCTGCCGGGGCGAGCGTGTCGCTCTCGCCCTGCGCCCCCTGGGTGGCCGGTTCCCGCAGGCGCCCGAGGGGTTCGCGGACTACGCGGTGGAGGTGCCGAGCCAGGGCGACCGCTTCGCGCCCTTCGCCCCGGTGGACCCCGAGGCGCTCGCGCTGACCGTCGGCGGGGCCGGGCTGACGGGTGCGCAGCTCGTCGCCCGGGCCCGCGAGGACGCCGACGCCCTCGGACTCGTACCGGGGTCCCGGCTGCTCACCGGGCGTACGTACGACACCTGGGAAGGGCTGAGCTCCGGGCTCTTCGCGCCGCTGGCGGCCGGTGGGTCCGTGGTGCTCTGCCGCCACCTCGGGCAGCTCGACGCGGACGGACTGGCAAAGCGGACCGCCAGCGAGCGGGTCACCAACACCGCGGTATGA
- a CDS encoding peptidoglycan recognition protein family protein, whose product MRALLVTSVGVTCAAALTLPLAAPALSAPAAHSASARPPSLSPGSPGSGPPSARADGAPAEANEATAPAEANEATAPAEANEAAAPAEATAPETAAPPRTREARADALAGSTQSLPLEPLAAPSDRAGGQAASGQGLDRRTARPFSLVGVVWDDAEAELHGTVQVRTRATGSTSWSDWQDVETHNAEHAADLDSAERASGAARGATAPLWVGDSDGVEVRVLPEAADPRHPSAAPPLPEGLRLELVDPGEDPVPQPADDTIGRTVTQAIFAGNPVPPTTAGVPEVLTAESAAASAVNADLAPLGAAVIPALTQAESAEDSAIAAAGARPYIGPRPKIITRKGWGADEKLRERNFAYTRTVKAAFVHHSASGNNYTCKQAPSLLRSIYRYHVKSSGWRDFGYNFAVDKCGNIYEGRAGGVAKAVLGAHTLGFNTNTMGVAVLGTYSSTNPPAAAVTGVAKLTAWKLGLFGANPKGKVTLVSGGSGKYAKGRKVKMNVISGHRNAFATECPGARLYKKLGKTRTTSAKLQGR is encoded by the coding sequence ATGCGTGCACTATTGGTCACCTCAGTCGGCGTCACCTGCGCGGCGGCCCTCACCCTGCCGCTCGCCGCCCCCGCCCTGTCCGCCCCGGCCGCGCACTCCGCCTCGGCCCGCCCTCCCTCTCTGTCCCCCGGGTCGCCCGGGTCCGGCCCGCCGTCGGCCCGGGCCGACGGCGCCCCCGCCGAAGCGAACGAAGCGACCGCCCCGGCCGAAGCGAACGAAGCGACCGCCCCGGCCGAAGCGAACGAAGCGGCCGCCCCGGCCGAAGCGACCGCCCCCGAAACAGCCGCCCCGCCACGCACCCGCGAGGCCCGTGCGGACGCGCTGGCGGGCTCGACGCAGTCCCTGCCCCTGGAGCCCCTCGCCGCACCCTCCGACCGGGCCGGCGGCCAGGCGGCGTCCGGCCAGGGGCTGGACCGGCGGACGGCGCGGCCGTTCTCCCTCGTGGGCGTGGTCTGGGACGACGCCGAAGCCGAACTCCACGGCACGGTCCAGGTCCGCACCCGGGCGACCGGCTCCACGAGCTGGTCGGACTGGCAGGACGTCGAGACCCACAACGCCGAACACGCCGCCGACCTGGACAGCGCCGAGCGGGCGTCCGGCGCCGCGCGCGGAGCGACCGCCCCGCTCTGGGTCGGTGACTCGGACGGCGTGGAGGTACGCGTACTCCCGGAGGCGGCCGACCCTCGGCACCCGTCCGCCGCCCCACCGCTCCCCGAAGGGCTGCGCCTCGAACTCGTCGACCCCGGCGAGGACCCCGTGCCGCAACCCGCTGACGACACCATCGGCCGGACCGTCACCCAGGCGATCTTCGCCGGCAACCCGGTGCCCCCGACGACGGCGGGCGTGCCGGAGGTGCTGACCGCCGAATCCGCCGCCGCCTCGGCCGTCAACGCGGACCTCGCACCGCTCGGCGCTGCCGTCATCCCCGCGCTGACCCAGGCGGAGTCGGCGGAGGATTCAGCGATCGCCGCGGCCGGGGCGAGGCCGTACATCGGACCCCGGCCGAAGATCATCACCCGCAAGGGCTGGGGCGCGGACGAGAAGCTCCGCGAGCGCAACTTCGCCTACACCAGGACGGTCAAGGCGGCCTTCGTGCACCACAGCGCGTCCGGGAACAACTACACCTGCAAGCAGGCGCCTTCGCTGCTCCGCAGCATCTACCGCTACCACGTCAAGAGCAGCGGCTGGCGCGACTTCGGCTACAACTTCGCCGTCGACAAGTGCGGAAACATCTACGAGGGCCGGGCCGGAGGCGTCGCGAAGGCGGTCCTCGGAGCGCACACGCTGGGCTTCAACACCAACACCATGGGGGTCGCGGTGCTCGGCACCTACTCCTCCACCAACCCGCCCGCCGCCGCGGTGACCGGCGTCGCCAAGCTCACCGCCTGGAAGCTCGGACTGTTCGGGGCCAACCCCAAGGGCAAGGTCACCCTCGTCTCCGGCGGAAGCGGCAAGTACGCGAAGGGCAGGAAGGTCAAGATGAACGTCATCTCGGGCCATCGGAACGCCTTCGCAACCGAATGCCCCGGAGCGCGTCTCTACAAGAAGCTCGGCAAGACCCGGACCACCTCCGCCAAACTGCAGGGCCGCTGA
- a CDS encoding LCP family protein, whose translation MDAHSRGRADDIDPADQWVLNPHTGNYELRLDHSTGESSSSSRTATAEGTGRRGDSRTGSAGEGSGRRGSGSREREAAPDGPRQVPGQRSRRSSQGGRGAAEPPAAGRRKRKPRKSRKKKALLWTGGVMAFVVVGTSLTAYVVYQKLNGNIDAIDVGDAGSKNVVTDGPMNILIIGTDKRTGKGNEGYGDKGSEGHADTTILFHVSEDRTNATAMSIPRDLVTEIPECETKQPDGTTTVIPGTPNVRFNTSLGQNGRNPGCTMKTVENITGLKPDHFMMVDFNAVKALTSAVGGVKVCMAKPVDDPKSHLKLPQGESKVEGEQALALLRTRDSFGNRSDLDRIKVQQQFLGSMIREMKSSDTLTNPKKLYSLADAATKALTVDTAIGDAKKLMTLAEEIGKVDTKNISFLTMPVIDNPAEPKPVTVVVDPVKGEQLFAMMRSDTSLTEVKQKEKAAKGKQAALLKGPKAEPADVRVDVLNGGDIAGAAGSTVTWLQNEQGVLKSANKANAPEKIKKTTLEYAPNQADQARALAEMMGLPATAMKKGTTDAEGLEAMVLTLGADFKGAGQLITGPAKPPKDIEKASADKAVCAE comes from the coding sequence GTGGACGCGCACAGTCGTGGACGGGCGGACGATATCGACCCCGCCGACCAGTGGGTACTCAACCCGCACACCGGTAATTACGAATTGCGACTGGACCACTCCACTGGGGAGTCGAGCAGCTCTTCGCGTACGGCTACGGCCGAAGGGACCGGCCGCCGCGGAGACTCCCGGACCGGTTCGGCCGGTGAGGGTTCGGGACGCCGCGGTTCCGGATCGCGTGAGCGCGAGGCCGCCCCGGACGGGCCGCGCCAGGTGCCCGGTCAGCGCAGCCGCCGCAGCTCCCAGGGGGGACGCGGAGCCGCCGAGCCGCCGGCGGCGGGCCGCCGCAAGCGCAAGCCCCGGAAGTCGCGCAAGAAGAAGGCGCTGCTGTGGACGGGCGGGGTGATGGCGTTCGTCGTGGTGGGCACCTCGCTCACCGCGTACGTCGTGTACCAGAAGCTCAACGGGAACATCGACGCCATCGACGTGGGCGACGCCGGCAGTAAGAACGTCGTCACCGACGGCCCGATGAACATCCTGATCATCGGCACCGACAAGCGCACCGGCAAGGGCAACGAGGGGTACGGCGACAAGGGCAGCGAGGGCCACGCCGACACCACCATCCTGTTCCACGTCTCCGAGGACCGGACCAACGCGACGGCGATGAGCATCCCGCGCGACCTGGTGACCGAGATCCCCGAGTGCGAGACGAAGCAGCCGGACGGCACCACCACGGTCATCCCCGGCACCCCGAACGTGCGCTTCAACACCAGCCTCGGCCAGAACGGCCGTAACCCCGGCTGCACCATGAAGACGGTCGAGAACATCACCGGCCTCAAGCCCGACCACTTCATGATGGTCGACTTCAACGCGGTCAAGGCCCTGACGTCGGCGGTCGGCGGCGTGAAGGTCTGCATGGCGAAGCCGGTCGACGACCCGAAGTCGCATCTGAAGCTGCCCCAGGGCGAGTCGAAGGTGGAGGGCGAGCAGGCGCTGGCCCTGCTGCGCACCCGGGACAGCTTCGGCAACAGGAGCGACCTCGACCGGATCAAGGTGCAGCAGCAGTTCCTCGGCTCCATGATCCGGGAGATGAAGTCGAGCGACACCCTGACCAACCCGAAGAAGCTGTACTCGCTGGCCGACGCGGCCACCAAAGCGCTGACCGTCGACACGGCCATCGGCGACGCGAAGAAGCTGATGACGCTGGCCGAGGAGATCGGCAAGGTCGACACGAAGAACATCAGCTTCCTCACGATGCCGGTCATAGACAATCCGGCCGAGCCGAAGCCCGTCACCGTGGTCGTGGACCCGGTCAAGGGCGAGCAGCTCTTCGCGATGATGCGCTCCGACACCTCGCTGACCGAGGTGAAGCAGAAGGAGAAGGCCGCCAAGGGCAAGCAGGCGGCCCTGCTCAAGGGCCCGAAGGCCGAGCCCGCCGACGTACGCGTGGACGTCCTCAACGGCGGTGACATCGCCGGCGCGGCGGGCTCGACCGTCACCTGGCTCCAGAACGAGCAGGGGGTGCTGAAGTCCGCCAACAAGGCCAACGCACCCGAGAAGATCAAGAAGACGACACTGGAGTACGCGCCCAACCAGGCCGATCAGGCCCGGGCGCTCGCCGAGATGATGGGGCTGCCCGCCACGGCCATGAAGAAGGGCACCACCGACGCCGAGGGACTTGAGGCGATGGTGCTCACGCTGGGGGCGGACTTCAAGGGCGCGGGACAGCTCATCACCGGACCGGCGAAGCCGCCGAAGGACATCGAGAAGGCAAGCGCCGACAAGGCGGTATGCGCCGAGTGA
- a CDS encoding glycosyltransferase family 2 protein — MSAAQYPAVSVIMPVLNEERHLRNSVRHILEQEYPGEMEVVIALGPSADRTDEIAAELVAEDPRVHTVPNPTGRTPAALNAAIKASRHPVVVRVDGHGMLSPNYIATAVRLLEETGAQNVGGIMHAEGENAWEDAVAAAMTSKIGVGNAAFHTGGQAGPAETVYLGVFRREALERADGYNVEFIRAQDWELNFRIREAGGLIWFSPELKVQYRPRPTVKALAKQYKDYGRWRHVVARYHSGSINLRYLAPPTAVVAIAAGLVLGAAVTPWALIVPGGYVAAIVAGSLPAGKGLSLKARAQIPVALATMHMCWGFGFLTSPRSLAKRVIASRRPSMTGSSETV, encoded by the coding sequence ATGTCTGCCGCGCAGTACCCCGCCGTCTCCGTGATCATGCCGGTGCTCAACGAGGAACGTCATCTCAGGAACTCGGTCCGGCACATCCTGGAGCAGGAGTACCCCGGTGAGATGGAGGTCGTGATCGCGCTCGGCCCCTCCGCCGACCGTACGGACGAGATCGCCGCCGAACTGGTCGCCGAGGACCCCCGGGTCCACACCGTGCCCAACCCCACGGGCCGCACCCCCGCCGCCCTCAACGCGGCGATCAAGGCCTCCCGCCACCCCGTCGTCGTACGGGTCGACGGCCATGGCATGCTCTCGCCGAACTACATCGCGACCGCCGTCCGCCTCCTGGAGGAGACCGGCGCGCAGAACGTCGGCGGCATCATGCACGCCGAGGGTGAGAACGCCTGGGAGGACGCCGTCGCCGCCGCGATGACCTCGAAGATCGGCGTCGGCAACGCCGCCTTCCACACCGGCGGCCAGGCGGGCCCGGCCGAGACCGTCTACCTGGGCGTCTTCCGCCGCGAAGCCCTGGAGCGGGCCGACGGCTACAACGTCGAGTTCATCCGCGCCCAGGACTGGGAGCTGAACTTCCGCATCCGCGAGGCCGGCGGGCTGATCTGGTTCTCGCCCGAGCTGAAGGTGCAGTACCGCCCGCGCCCCACGGTGAAGGCCCTCGCCAAGCAGTACAAGGACTACGGCCGTTGGCGCCACGTCGTCGCCCGCTACCACTCCGGCTCGATCAACCTCCGCTACCTGGCCCCGCCGACCGCCGTCGTCGCCATCGCGGCGGGCCTGGTCCTGGGCGCGGCCGTCACCCCGTGGGCCCTGATCGTGCCCGGCGGTTACGTGGCCGCGATCGTCGCCGGGTCGCTGCCCGCGGGCAAGGGCCTCTCGCTGAAGGCCCGCGCACAGATCCCGGTGGCGCTCGCGACGATGCACATGTGCTGGGGCTTCGGCTTCCTCACCAGCCCCCGTTCGCTGGCCAAGCGGGTCATCGCGAGCCGCCGCCCGTCGATGACCGGCAGCAGCGAGACCGTCTGA